From Pseudoxanthomonas sp. YR558, the proteins below share one genomic window:
- a CDS encoding twin transmembrane helix small protein — protein MNDSLKTLLIIAFLIVIVWNLGAGLYYMLVDKSDSKRTVNALTRRIALSVGLILLVILAIKMGWIQPHGVNPG, from the coding sequence ATGAACGATTCGCTGAAAACCCTGCTGATCATCGCCTTCCTCATCGTCATCGTGTGGAACCTCGGCGCGGGCCTGTACTACATGCTGGTGGACAAGAGCGACAGCAAGCGCACGGTCAACGCGCTGACCCGCCGTATCGCCCTGTCCGTCGGACTGATCCTGCTGGTGATCCTGGCCATCAAGATGGGCTGGATCCAGCCGCACGGCGTCAATCCCGGCTGA
- a CDS encoding COX15/CtaA family protein — MMTSNDRPEIARPVIYRHFHRIAWLAVALTLCVVVFGAFVRLSDAGLSCPDWPTCYGRAAWPKAVDEAASHVASEIRPFETHKAWREQVHRHLAASLGVLVLVLALLAARRRRWGIAQILVAAGLVGAAIPLYMHGEHGAASALAILGEAILLFAALRWSNIDLARAATLTLAVIIFQALLGMWTVTWLLKPIVVMGHLLGGLTTFSLLVWMAWRATDRPITLADSTVLRRWLIGGLVLLGVQIALGGWVSANYAALACGLDFPKCVGQWAPPADFREGFVLWRGIGVDYEGGVLDGASRIAIQLTHRVMAVIVALYVLALALRLFRTPGMRSWSLTLAVLVCAQVTLGILNVKLNLPLPVAVAHNAGAVLLLFTMVSLVARLRRPD, encoded by the coding sequence ATGATGACTTCCAACGACCGTCCCGAGATCGCGCGCCCCGTGATCTACAGACACTTCCATCGCATCGCCTGGTTGGCGGTGGCACTGACGCTGTGCGTCGTCGTGTTCGGCGCCTTCGTGCGCCTGTCCGACGCCGGCCTGAGCTGCCCCGACTGGCCGACCTGCTACGGCCGCGCGGCATGGCCGAAGGCGGTCGATGAAGCGGCCTCGCACGTGGCCAGCGAGATCCGTCCGTTCGAAACCCACAAGGCATGGCGTGAACAGGTTCACCGCCATCTCGCCGCATCGCTCGGCGTGCTCGTGCTGGTGCTCGCGCTGCTGGCCGCGCGTCGCCGGCGCTGGGGCATCGCGCAGATCCTGGTGGCTGCAGGTCTCGTAGGTGCCGCGATTCCGTTGTACATGCATGGCGAACACGGCGCGGCATCCGCGCTGGCGATCCTGGGGGAAGCGATCCTGCTGTTCGCGGCCCTGCGCTGGTCAAACATCGATCTGGCGCGCGCGGCGACGCTGACGCTGGCGGTGATCATCTTCCAGGCGTTGCTCGGCATGTGGACGGTGACGTGGCTGTTGAAACCCATCGTCGTGATGGGCCACCTGCTCGGCGGCCTGACCACGTTCTCGCTGCTGGTATGGATGGCCTGGCGCGCCACCGATCGCCCGATCACCCTGGCGGACAGCACGGTGCTGCGCCGCTGGCTGATCGGCGGCCTGGTGCTGCTCGGCGTGCAGATCGCGCTGGGCGGTTGGGTGAGCGCCAACTACGCCGCGCTGGCCTGCGGCCTGGATTTCCCGAAGTGCGTCGGCCAGTGGGCGCCGCCGGCGGATTTCCGCGAAGGCTTCGTGCTGTGGCGCGGGATCGGGGTGGACTACGAAGGCGGCGTGCTCGATGGCGCCTCGCGCATCGCCATCCAGCTGACCCACCGCGTCATGGCGGTGATCGTCGCGCTCTATGTACTGGCGTTGGCACTGCGCCTGTTCCGCACGCCGGGCATGCGCAGCTGGTCGCTGACGCTGGCGGTGCTGGTGTGCGCGCAGGTCACGCTGGGCATCCTCAACGTGAAGCTCAACCTGCCGCTGCCGGTCGCGGTCGCACACAACGCCGGCGCGGTGCTGCTGTTGTTCACGATGGTGTCGCTGGTCGCCCGCCTGCGCAGGCCCGACTGA
- a CDS encoding SURF1 family protein produces the protein MPLPIGWTLAVLAMSLFGSLGAWQLGRADQKHAMLAETARVLAERQPQPLAIAADEGRADRYDWTEGEGRFAPRPAILLDNQTRDRQAGVRAYRVFLPAGGGAPVLVELGWLPIPGDRRMPEIPLPPNDLHVAGLLVPPPSEGIAHAAPSAQPDGSLLVIALQRDALKEALRLPALAPRVLKLDPDRPLGYARDLDILPNTLPPERHIGYAVQWFGLAAAVFITALVLTWRSRRAARQGH, from the coding sequence ATGCCGCTCCCGATCGGCTGGACCCTGGCCGTGCTGGCGATGTCGCTGTTCGGCAGCCTGGGCGCCTGGCAGCTGGGACGGGCGGACCAGAAGCACGCCATGCTGGCCGAAACCGCGCGCGTGCTGGCCGAGCGCCAGCCGCAGCCGCTGGCCATCGCCGCGGACGAGGGGCGCGCGGACCGCTACGACTGGACCGAGGGCGAGGGCCGCTTCGCGCCACGTCCCGCCATCCTGCTCGACAACCAGACCCGTGACCGCCAGGCCGGGGTGCGTGCGTACCGTGTCTTCCTGCCGGCGGGCGGCGGCGCACCGGTGTTGGTCGAACTGGGATGGCTGCCGATCCCGGGCGACCGCCGGATGCCGGAGATTCCGCTGCCACCGAACGACCTGCACGTCGCCGGCCTGCTGGTGCCGCCGCCTTCGGAAGGCATCGCCCACGCTGCGCCGAGCGCCCAACCCGACGGCAGCCTGCTGGTGATCGCGTTGCAGCGGGATGCATTGAAGGAGGCCCTGCGGCTGCCGGCGTTGGCACCGCGCGTGCTGAAGCTGGACCCGGACCGGCCGCTGGGCTACGCCCGCGACCTCGACATCCTGCCCAACACGTTGCCGCCGGAGCGCCACATCGGCTACGCCGTGCAGTGGTTCGGACTGGCCGCTGCCGTGTTCATCACCGCGCTGGTGCTGACCTGGCGGTCCCGGCGTGCCGCCCGGCAGGGGCATTGA
- the cyoE gene encoding heme o synthase, whose translation MASTYRQYWDLTKPRVVALIVFTAIVGMFLAIDGLPDGAQLLRGALGFLGIWLAASSAAAINQLLDTRIDAKMARTSWRPLVQGQVKPWQALVFALVLAALSMAILVLWVNTITAILTFASLIGYAVVYTVFLKRATPQNIVIGGIAGAAPPLLGWATMTGMQGEWDWPHALLLVLIIFVWTPPHFWALAIFRREDYARALVPMLPVTHGVTYTRWQILFYTVLLVEVTVLPVVFGMSGFFYLGGALVLGSVFLWYAWRLLNPPDEFFAMRVFNYSIVYLMALFAFLLADHWVMPLLRPAMV comes from the coding sequence ATGGCCTCCACTTACCGCCAGTACTGGGACCTGACCAAGCCGCGCGTGGTGGCGCTGATCGTGTTCACCGCGATCGTCGGCATGTTCCTTGCGATCGATGGTCTGCCCGATGGCGCGCAGCTACTGCGTGGGGCGCTCGGCTTCCTCGGCATCTGGTTGGCGGCTTCCAGCGCCGCGGCGATCAACCAGCTGTTGGACACGCGCATCGACGCCAAGATGGCGCGCACGTCGTGGCGCCCGCTGGTGCAGGGCCAGGTGAAGCCGTGGCAGGCACTGGTCTTCGCGCTGGTGCTGGCGGCGTTGTCGATGGCGATCCTCGTGCTGTGGGTCAACACGATCACGGCGATACTGACGTTCGCGTCGCTGATCGGTTACGCCGTGGTGTACACGGTGTTCCTGAAGCGCGCGACGCCGCAGAACATCGTCATCGGCGGCATCGCCGGCGCGGCGCCGCCGCTGCTGGGCTGGGCCACGATGACCGGCATGCAGGGCGAGTGGGACTGGCCGCATGCGCTGCTGCTGGTGCTGATCATCTTCGTATGGACACCACCGCACTTCTGGGCGCTGGCGATCTTCCGTCGCGAGGACTACGCGCGTGCGCTGGTGCCGATGCTGCCGGTGACGCACGGCGTGACGTACACGCGTTGGCAGATCCTGTTCTACACCGTGCTGCTGGTGGAAGTGACCGTGTTGCCGGTGGTGTTCGGCATGAGCGGTTTCTTCTACCTGGGTGGCGCGCTGGTGCTGGGTTCGGTGTTCCTCTGGTACGCGTGGCGCCTGTTGAACCCGCCCGACGAGTTCTTCGCCATGCGCGTGTTCAACTATTCCATCGTCTACCTGATGGCGCTGTTCGCGTTCCTGCTCGCCGACCACTGGGTGATGCCGCTGCTGCGGCCGGCGATGGTCTAA
- a CDS encoding cytochrome c oxidase subunit 3 has translation MGQTHSPDANIYFVPHSSKWPFVGSIAMFVTMVGVANWLNDSAWGMWAFYAGVVMLCATLFMWFGDVIRESVSGHYNRQVDVSFRMGMVWFIFSEVMFFAAFFGALFYARTLALPWLGGEGDGVMTNSLLWEGFSAAWPSAGPGQVGGQFQTIPAWGLPLINTLILLTSGVTITIAHHALKAGNRKQLLIWLGATVLLGCTFLFYQAEEYVHAYKELNLTLGSGIYGSTFFMLTGFHGMHVTLGTIMLAIIWFRCAKGHFSKDNHFGFEAVAWYWHFVDVVWLGLFLFVYVL, from the coding sequence ATGGGACAAACCCATTCGCCAGACGCCAACATCTACTTCGTGCCGCACAGCTCCAAGTGGCCGTTCGTGGGTTCCATCGCCATGTTCGTCACCATGGTGGGCGTGGCCAACTGGCTCAATGATTCCGCCTGGGGCATGTGGGCGTTCTACGCCGGCGTCGTGATGCTGTGCGCCACGCTGTTCATGTGGTTCGGCGACGTGATCCGCGAGTCGGTCAGCGGCCACTACAACCGCCAGGTGGATGTGTCGTTCCGCATGGGCATGGTGTGGTTCATCTTCTCGGAAGTGATGTTCTTCGCGGCCTTCTTCGGCGCCCTGTTCTATGCCCGCACGCTCGCGTTGCCGTGGCTGGGTGGCGAAGGCGACGGCGTCATGACCAACAGCCTGCTGTGGGAAGGCTTCTCGGCCGCGTGGCCGAGCGCCGGCCCGGGCCAGGTCGGTGGCCAGTTCCAGACCATCCCGGCCTGGGGCCTGCCGCTGATCAATACGCTGATCCTGCTGACCTCGGGCGTGACCATCACCATCGCGCACCATGCGCTGAAGGCCGGCAACCGCAAGCAGTTGCTGATCTGGCTGGGCGCCACCGTGCTGCTGGGCTGCACGTTCCTGTTCTACCAGGCCGAAGAGTACGTCCACGCCTACAAAGAACTGAACCTGACGCTGGGCTCCGGCATCTACGGTTCGACGTTCTTCATGCTGACCGGCTTCCACGGCATGCACGTGACGCTGGGCACCATCATGCTGGCGATCATCTGGTTCCGTTGCGCGAAGGGTCACTTCAGCAAGGACAACCATTTCGGTTTCGAAGCCGTCGCGTGGTACTGGCACTTCGTGGACGTGGTCTGGCTGGGCCTGTTCCTGTTCGTCTACGTGCTGTAA
- a CDS encoding protein tyrosine phosphatase family protein, translating into MSRLVRLLSAFLLCACITTALAGEFTQPRPGLHTGGQPTLDELKRLKDDGVRTVIDLRGPQEDRGYDEAREVEALGMSYIALPISGKEDINAEKAQALHALLQGREGEVLLHCASGNRVGALLALGAAQRDGLSADEALALGRSAGLKSLEPVVVEQLATPVPTESK; encoded by the coding sequence ATGAGCCGTCTGGTCCGTTTGCTGTCCGCTTTCCTGCTGTGCGCATGCATCACAACCGCCCTGGCAGGCGAGTTCACCCAGCCACGTCCCGGCCTGCATACCGGCGGGCAGCCGACCCTCGACGAGCTGAAGCGACTCAAGGACGACGGCGTGCGTACCGTGATCGACCTGCGCGGCCCGCAGGAAGACCGCGGCTATGACGAGGCGCGCGAAGTCGAAGCGCTGGGCATGAGCTACATTGCGCTGCCGATCAGCGGCAAAGAAGACATCAACGCGGAAAAGGCCCAGGCACTGCACGCCTTGCTGCAAGGCCGCGAGGGCGAAGTACTGCTGCATTGTGCGTCCGGCAATCGTGTCGGCGCGTTGCTCGCGCTGGGCGCCGCGCAGCGGGATGGCCTGTCCGCGGATGAAGCCCTGGCCCTGGGTCGTTCCGCCGGGCTGAAATCGCTGGAACCGGTGGTGGTGGAGCAGCTCGCCACGCCTGTCCCGACGGAGTCGAAATAA